CAATCGCCAGACAAGAGCATATAATAAACAGAGACTTCGATAAAGGGTGTCGTTTATGCCAGCAATTGTCGGGCCTATAGCTATCAATTCCATATCGGGCGGAGTCGTTAACTTTGGTGATTCCTTTTACCTTTCTCCGAAAAGCTCTTCAAAATCTGCGCTCGGTTCAGGAGCAGGGAACACGGGAGACTTCCTTCTATTAAATAATGCCGTCAATGCGACAAATTATATAGACCCCGATGTCAGCGATCAAGATATGGTTGGAAATGGATAAAAGCAGCCGCTCTGCAAACAGAGGGCTGCTTTTTCGTCATTTTTTCTTTTTTCGTTCATTCGATTTCTTTGTTTTGATCAGCTTCTCAGGCGGCTGTTTTCTGATCCATTTGACAAATCGGGCAAGCTGCGTATCGTTTCTCAGTTCATCTATTCCGTTTAAGCGAACGGCAAGCTCTTGATTGCTATATAAAGCATGAATTTGCTTATGGCAAGGAATACAGAGCATCGCTGTCGGCAGGA
The Bacillus vallismortis genome window above contains:
- a CDS encoding spore germination protein → MPAIVGPIAINSISGGVVNFGDSFYLSPKSSSKSALGSGAGNTGDFLLLNNAVNATNYIDPDVSDQDMVGNG
- a CDS encoding HNH endonuclease, giving the protein MAKQTVGICELCGRSDVQLTEHHLTPKEEGGTFLPTAMLCIPCHKQIHALYSNQELAVRLNGIDELRNDTQLARFVKWIRKQPPEKLIKTKKSNERKKKK